The Pygocentrus nattereri isolate fPygNat1 chromosome 2, fPygNat1.pri, whole genome shotgun sequence genome has a window encoding:
- the si:ch211-106h4.6 gene encoding plexin domain-containing protein 2 isoform X1 → MAVAARLSFAVGVLTVVQFKFTVEGMRSAAVSYAMPGGFTDEVRAAMDSKLHKEQREPRAKQLASLRHTGHSRATQVQERGQYQEHGRPDSERLHDVVTNESHGNNSQIERDMDHIYYISKIYTLTGAAGRHLWINIEQMDKGKVHGVLSNTHRQALRLNLSFEFPYYGHLLREITVTTGGFLYTGDVIHKMLTATQYIAPLMANFDPSISSNSTVIYFDNGTALVVQWDHVYLQDSSHLGSFTFQATLHRDGRITFAYKEIPVHISEISTVNHPVKVGLSDAFVVLHKIHQIPDIRRRTIYEYHRVELLKSKISNCTAVEMLPLPTCLQFSSCESCVTAHIGFNCSWCSRLQRCSSGFDRNRQDWVDSGCLDEMKDQSCSQTVNITQRLNVTITPPVNRAIDPATTLRTVMYKATAKPTRTSTTARASSTASLPTVTPAEDDTNIALHLTEDGSSETESPDKQSEEQLQTSLLVGILVTVFLMVTAILVTVYMYHHPTSSASLFFIERRPTNWPAMKFRRGSGHPAYAEVEAMGRDKEGFIVIEPKDSFIISDRRESAFTTDQRDGFIVPDQTERFLVVDHC, encoded by the exons ATGGCGGTGGCAGCGAGACTCAGCTTCGCCGTCGGAGTCTTGACCGTGGTTCAGTTTAAGTTCACCGTTGAGGGGATGAGAAGTG CAGCAGTCTCATATGCAATGCCTGGAGGGTTTACtgatgaagtgagggcagccATGGACTCGAAACTCCACAAAGAGCAAAGAGAGCCACGGGCGAAGCAGCTGGCCTCCCTCAGACACACGGGCCACTCGCGGGCCACTCAGGTCCAGGAGCGAGGGCAATACCAGGAGCACGGCAGGCCGGACTCTGAACGTCTGCATGATGTAGTGACCAATGAGAGCCATGGAAACAACTCTCAGATCGAG CGAGACATGGATCACATCTACTACATCTCCAAAATCTACACACTCACGGGTGCTGCAGGCAGGCACTTGTGGATAAACATTGAGCAGATGGACAAGGGAAAGGTTCATGGTGTCCTTTCCAACACCCACAGACAAGCTCTG AGACTCAACTTGTCCTTTGAGTTCCCCTACTATGGACATTTACTGAGAGAGATCACCGTCACTACTGGTG GTTTCCTCTACACAGGAGATGTTATCCACAAGATGCTGACAGCCACTCAGTACATCGCCCCACTCATGGCCAACTTTGACCCTAGTATTTCTTCCAATTCCACCGTCATTTATTTTGACAATG GCACAGCTCTTGTTGTGCAGTGGGATCATGTTTACCTCCAAGACAGCTCACATTTGGGTAGCTTCACCTTCCAGGCCACTCTGCACAGGGATGGCAGGATCACCTTTGCTTACAAGGAG ATTCCCGTTCACATAAGTGAGATCAGTACAGTGAATCACCCTGTTAAAGTTGGCCTCTCTGATGCCTTTGTGGTACTTCATAAGATTCACCAGATTCCTG ACATCCGGAGAAGAACAATATATGAATACCATAGAGTTGAGCTTCTCAAATCCAAGATTTCCAACTGTACTGCTGTTGAGATGCTGCCTCTACCAA CCTGCCTCCAGTTTTCCAGTTGTGAAAGCTGTGTTACAGCTCACATTGGCTTCAACTGTAGCTGGTGCAGCCGCCTCCAGAG ATGTTCCAGTGGCTTTGACCGAAATCGTCAGGACTGGGTTGACAGTGGGTGTCTAGATGAG ATGAAGGACCAGAGCtgcagtcagactgtaaatataACCCAACGCCTCAATGTAACCATTACACCTCCAGTCAATAGAGCCATAGACCCAGCAACCACTCTCAGGACAGTGATGTATAAGGCCACTGCCAAGCCTACCAGAACCTCTACAACAGCCAGAGCTAGCAGTACAGCCTCTCTTCCCACCGTCACCCCTGCTGAGG ATGACACAAACATTGCACTTCATTTGACTGAAGACGGAT CCTCAGAGACGGAGAGCCCAGACAAGCAGAGTGAGGAGCAGCTGCAGACGAGCCTACTCGTAGGCATTTTGGTCACTGTGTTCCTTATGGTGACCGCTATACTTGTCACAGTCTACATGTACCATCACCCCACCTCCAGCGCCAGCCTGTTCTTCATAGAG AGACGGCCAACAAACTGGCCTGCAATGAAGTTTCGTCGGGGCTCCGGGCATCCAGCTTATGCAGAAGTGGAGGCTATGGGTCGAGACAAGGAAGGCTTCATTGTAATTGAGCCTAAAGACAGCTTCATTATTTCAGACCGGCGGGAGAGCGCATTTACAACAGACCAAAGAGACGGCTTCATTGTGCCTGACCAGACAGAACGCTTTCTTGTAGTGGATCACTGCTGA
- the si:ch211-106h4.6 gene encoding plexin domain-containing protein 2 isoform X2 — protein MAVAARLSFAVGVLTVVQFKFTVEGMRSAVSYAMPGGFTDEVRAAMDSKLHKEQREPRAKQLASLRHTGHSRATQVQERGQYQEHGRPDSERLHDVVTNESHGNNSQIERDMDHIYYISKIYTLTGAAGRHLWINIEQMDKGKVHGVLSNTHRQALRLNLSFEFPYYGHLLREITVTTGGFLYTGDVIHKMLTATQYIAPLMANFDPSISSNSTVIYFDNGTALVVQWDHVYLQDSSHLGSFTFQATLHRDGRITFAYKEIPVHISEISTVNHPVKVGLSDAFVVLHKIHQIPDIRRRTIYEYHRVELLKSKISNCTAVEMLPLPTCLQFSSCESCVTAHIGFNCSWCSRLQRCSSGFDRNRQDWVDSGCLDEMKDQSCSQTVNITQRLNVTITPPVNRAIDPATTLRTVMYKATAKPTRTSTTARASSTASLPTVTPAEDDTNIALHLTEDGSSETESPDKQSEEQLQTSLLVGILVTVFLMVTAILVTVYMYHHPTSSASLFFIERRPTNWPAMKFRRGSGHPAYAEVEAMGRDKEGFIVIEPKDSFIISDRRESAFTTDQRDGFIVPDQTERFLVVDHC, from the exons ATGGCGGTGGCAGCGAGACTCAGCTTCGCCGTCGGAGTCTTGACCGTGGTTCAGTTTAAGTTCACCGTTGAGGGGATGAGAAGTG CAGTCTCATATGCAATGCCTGGAGGGTTTACtgatgaagtgagggcagccATGGACTCGAAACTCCACAAAGAGCAAAGAGAGCCACGGGCGAAGCAGCTGGCCTCCCTCAGACACACGGGCCACTCGCGGGCCACTCAGGTCCAGGAGCGAGGGCAATACCAGGAGCACGGCAGGCCGGACTCTGAACGTCTGCATGATGTAGTGACCAATGAGAGCCATGGAAACAACTCTCAGATCGAG CGAGACATGGATCACATCTACTACATCTCCAAAATCTACACACTCACGGGTGCTGCAGGCAGGCACTTGTGGATAAACATTGAGCAGATGGACAAGGGAAAGGTTCATGGTGTCCTTTCCAACACCCACAGACAAGCTCTG AGACTCAACTTGTCCTTTGAGTTCCCCTACTATGGACATTTACTGAGAGAGATCACCGTCACTACTGGTG GTTTCCTCTACACAGGAGATGTTATCCACAAGATGCTGACAGCCACTCAGTACATCGCCCCACTCATGGCCAACTTTGACCCTAGTATTTCTTCCAATTCCACCGTCATTTATTTTGACAATG GCACAGCTCTTGTTGTGCAGTGGGATCATGTTTACCTCCAAGACAGCTCACATTTGGGTAGCTTCACCTTCCAGGCCACTCTGCACAGGGATGGCAGGATCACCTTTGCTTACAAGGAG ATTCCCGTTCACATAAGTGAGATCAGTACAGTGAATCACCCTGTTAAAGTTGGCCTCTCTGATGCCTTTGTGGTACTTCATAAGATTCACCAGATTCCTG ACATCCGGAGAAGAACAATATATGAATACCATAGAGTTGAGCTTCTCAAATCCAAGATTTCCAACTGTACTGCTGTTGAGATGCTGCCTCTACCAA CCTGCCTCCAGTTTTCCAGTTGTGAAAGCTGTGTTACAGCTCACATTGGCTTCAACTGTAGCTGGTGCAGCCGCCTCCAGAG ATGTTCCAGTGGCTTTGACCGAAATCGTCAGGACTGGGTTGACAGTGGGTGTCTAGATGAG ATGAAGGACCAGAGCtgcagtcagactgtaaatataACCCAACGCCTCAATGTAACCATTACACCTCCAGTCAATAGAGCCATAGACCCAGCAACCACTCTCAGGACAGTGATGTATAAGGCCACTGCCAAGCCTACCAGAACCTCTACAACAGCCAGAGCTAGCAGTACAGCCTCTCTTCCCACCGTCACCCCTGCTGAGG ATGACACAAACATTGCACTTCATTTGACTGAAGACGGAT CCTCAGAGACGGAGAGCCCAGACAAGCAGAGTGAGGAGCAGCTGCAGACGAGCCTACTCGTAGGCATTTTGGTCACTGTGTTCCTTATGGTGACCGCTATACTTGTCACAGTCTACATGTACCATCACCCCACCTCCAGCGCCAGCCTGTTCTTCATAGAG AGACGGCCAACAAACTGGCCTGCAATGAAGTTTCGTCGGGGCTCCGGGCATCCAGCTTATGCAGAAGTGGAGGCTATGGGTCGAGACAAGGAAGGCTTCATTGTAATTGAGCCTAAAGACAGCTTCATTATTTCAGACCGGCGGGAGAGCGCATTTACAACAGACCAAAGAGACGGCTTCATTGTGCCTGACCAGACAGAACGCTTTCTTGTAGTGGATCACTGCTGA